The Selenihalanaerobacter shriftii genome contains a region encoding:
- a CDS encoding quaternary amine ABC transporter ATP-binding protein, with amino-acid sequence MEKMVINNISKIFGDTPQKGLELLKDGYSKDEVLEKAGLTVGVNNTSFKVKSEEIFVIMGLSGSGKSTLLRCLNRLIEPTEGEIKIDGTDLMNLDKQELLEFRKDKFGMVFQNFGLFPHKTVLENTEFGLEVQGVSKEKRREKSKEALELVGLAGWEDQKPDQLSGGMQQRVGLARALAVDPDILLMDEPFSALDPLIKKDMQDQLLDLYEDLNKTILFITHDLDEALKLGDRIAIMKDGEIVQLGTPEEILTNAENDYVRDFVQDVNRSRILAAEDIMTKPLSLQYEQDGPRTAMHKMKKNEISSIFVVGKGRQYKGVIKIEDVVEAIKQDQKDLSGLIQETPIADPDENLDELFADIADLNIPLPVVNDNGKLLGIIVKSIVLANLAKEGI; translated from the coding sequence ATGGAAAAGATGGTAATTAATAATATTTCAAAGATATTTGGAGACACTCCTCAAAAAGGTCTTGAATTACTTAAAGACGGTTATTCAAAAGATGAAGTATTAGAAAAGGCAGGACTGACAGTAGGAGTTAATAATACTAGTTTTAAGGTTAAGTCGGAAGAAATATTTGTGATTATGGGTTTGTCTGGTAGCGGGAAATCTACCTTATTAAGATGTTTAAATAGATTAATTGAACCTACAGAGGGTGAAATAAAGATAGATGGTACGGATTTAATGAATTTAGACAAACAAGAGTTATTAGAATTTAGAAAAGATAAATTTGGAATGGTTTTTCAAAACTTTGGTCTCTTTCCCCATAAAACTGTTTTAGAGAATACGGAATTTGGTTTAGAAGTTCAGGGTGTTTCTAAAGAAAAAAGAAGAGAAAAATCTAAAGAAGCATTAGAATTAGTTGGTTTAGCTGGTTGGGAAGATCAGAAACCTGATCAATTAAGTGGAGGGATGCAGCAAAGAGTTGGATTAGCTAGAGCATTGGCTGTTGATCCAGATATTCTATTAATGGATGAGCCGTTTAGTGCCTTAGATCCATTAATTAAAAAGGATATGCAAGATCAGTTATTAGATTTATATGAGGACTTAAATAAGACTATTTTATTTATTACTCATGATCTAGATGAAGCATTAAAATTAGGTGATCGGATTGCTATTATGAAAGATGGAGAAATAGTTCAATTAGGAACTCCAGAAGAAATTTTAACAAATGCTGAAAATGATTATGTAAGAGATTTTGTACAAGATGTTAATCGTTCACGTATTTTAGCAGCTGAAGATATTATGACAAAACCTTTATCTTTACAGTATGAACAAGATGGGCCACGGACTGCTATGCATAAGATGAAGAAGAATGAAATTTCTAGTATCTTTGTAGTAGGAAAAGGACGTCAATATAAAGGAGTAATCAAAATTGAAGATGTTGTAGAGGCTATTAAACAAGATCAGAAGGATTTATCAGGTTTAATACAAGAAACTCCAATAGCAGATCCAGATGAGAATTTAGATGAATTATTTGCTGATATTGCTGATTTGAATATACCATTACCAGTAGTTAATGATAATGGCAAGCTATTAGGTATTATTGTTAAAAGTATTGTTTTAGCTAATTTAGCTAAAGAGGGTATTTAG